A DNA window from Arachis duranensis cultivar V14167 chromosome 3, aradu.V14167.gnm2.J7QH, whole genome shotgun sequence contains the following coding sequences:
- the LOC107480394 gene encoding nuclear transcription factor Y subunit B-like — protein MAGGNNKRNQTSPVGSPTSGNISDSSSSKEQQDRFLPIANVSRIMKKALPPNAKISKEAKETVQECVSEFISFITGEASDKCQREKRKTINGDDLLWAMTTLGFENYVGPLKLYLNNYRETEGDKTSMPVNHHHHHHSPEPNNHHHGVADFAGFNGNNNDGGFYSVGPHQVLNHSTITTATTTPSKSFNNHHQSVVDNVNGDADANANGNDNRRLMMPSDLRSYRVEW, from the coding sequence atGGCAGGAGGGAATAATAAGAGGAATCAAACAAGCCCAGTGGGAAGTCCAACATCAGGAAACATCTCAGATAGTTCTTCATCGAAGGAACAACAAGACAGGTTCCTCCCAATTGCAAACGTCAGCAGGATCATGAAGAAGGCGCTGCCGCCGAATGCAAAGATCTCGAAGGAGGCGAAGGAAACTGTTCAGGAGTGTGTGTCTGAGTTCATAAGCTTCATAACTGGTGAAGCTTCCGACAAGTGCCAGAGGGAGAAGAGGAAGACCATCAATGGTGATGATCTTCTTTGGGCCATGACTACGCTTGGTTTTGAGAACTATGTTGGACCCTTGAAGCTTTATCTCAACAACTATAGGGAAACTGAAGGGGACAAGACTTCCATGCCggttaatcatcatcatcatcatcattctccagaacccaataatcatcatcatggTGTTGCTGATTTTGCAGGTTTCAATGGTAATAATAATGATGGAGGGTTTTACTCTGTTGGGCCTCATCAAGTTCTGAATCACAGTACTATCACTACTGCGACTACTACTCCATCAAAGAgtttcaataatcatcatcagaGTGTGGTTGATAATGTCAATGGTGATGCTGATGCTAATGCCAATGGTAATGATAATCGTAGGTTGATGATGCCATCAGACCTACGTAGTTATAGGGTTGAATGGTag